One window of Tenacibaculum maritimum NCIMB 2154 genomic DNA carries:
- a CDS encoding 3-oxoacyl-ACP synthase → MDEIRKVLYEKCIAYVNQRLQTIEEIIQSNQKALQTATKSSAGDKHETERAMLQLEMEKAGQQLANITEMKIILAKMNISEESDKAHLGSVIKTNFANYFLSISAGKLEVLGESYFAVSISSPIGKILLGKDKGDVISFNAKEIIIQQIF, encoded by the coding sequence ATGGACGAAATAAGAAAGGTTTTATATGAAAAATGCATTGCATATGTAAATCAAAGATTACAAACGATAGAAGAGATTATTCAATCTAATCAAAAAGCATTGCAAACAGCAACTAAAAGTTCTGCGGGGGATAAACATGAAACAGAGAGAGCTATGTTACAATTAGAAATGGAGAAGGCAGGGCAGCAACTGGCTAATATTACAGAAATGAAAATAATTTTGGCAAAAATGAATATATCAGAAGAATCTGATAAAGCTCATTTAGGAAGTGTTATAAAAACGAATTTTGCGAATTACTTTTTGAGTATTTCTGCGGGTAAATTAGAGGTTCTGGGAGAATCTTATTTTGCAGTTTCTATTTCATCTCCTATAGGGAAGATATTGCTAGGAAAAGATAAAGGAGATGTTATCTCTTTTAATGCAAAAGAAATCATTATTCAACAAATATTTTGA
- a CDS encoding NAD(P)/FAD-dependent oxidoreductase: protein MHFSYWELKEWFTEVDFTVIGSGIVGLSCALELQKKHPKSKILILEKGVLPQGASTKNAGFACFGSLSELIDDLKTHTEEEVFNLVKKRWEGLKLLRKNIGDKNIDFQQNKGFELFRDKSFYEECLGKKKQINKLLYPLFKAPVFSVKNNFFQFSNIQENYIVNQFEGQIDTGKMMAELLLKVQKSGIRILNSTKVERFNEGSKVVVETDKYTFKTNKLFIATNGFAKSLLQEKVQPARAQVLITSPIENLRIKGTFHLDKGYYYFRNINNRILFGGGRNLDFKGEETTTFGKTEVIQSSLEKILKEVILPKTSFQVAHRWSGIMGVGSQKKAIVKQVSENVFCGVRLGGMGVAIGSLVGKELAGLLA from the coding sequence ATACATTTTAGTTATTGGGAACTTAAAGAATGGTTTACTGAGGTGGATTTCACAGTTATAGGAAGTGGAATTGTAGGCTTAAGTTGTGCTTTGGAGTTGCAAAAAAAACATCCAAAATCAAAAATTTTGATTTTGGAAAAAGGAGTACTTCCACAAGGAGCTAGTACTAAAAATGCAGGTTTTGCTTGTTTTGGAAGTTTATCAGAGTTGATAGATGATTTAAAGACACATACAGAAGAGGAGGTTTTTAATTTGGTTAAAAAACGTTGGGAAGGTTTAAAACTCTTACGTAAAAACATAGGAGATAAAAATATTGATTTTCAGCAAAATAAAGGGTTCGAGTTATTTCGTGACAAATCGTTTTATGAAGAATGCTTGGGCAAAAAAAAGCAGATTAATAAATTATTATATCCGTTGTTTAAAGCACCCGTTTTTTCAGTTAAGAATAACTTTTTTCAATTTAGTAATATTCAAGAGAATTATATTGTAAATCAATTTGAAGGGCAAATTGATACTGGAAAAATGATGGCTGAACTATTGTTGAAAGTCCAAAAATCAGGGATACGGATTTTAAATTCAACTAAGGTAGAGAGGTTTAATGAAGGAAGTAAAGTAGTTGTTGAAACAGATAAATATACATTTAAAACCAATAAATTATTTATTGCAACAAATGGGTTTGCGAAATCGTTGTTACAAGAAAAAGTGCAGCCTGCAAGAGCGCAAGTATTAATTACTTCTCCGATTGAAAATTTGCGTATAAAAGGAACTTTTCATTTAGATAAAGGATACTATTATTTTAGGAATATTAATAATAGAATTTTGTTTGGGGGAGGTAGGAATCTTGACTTTAAGGGAGAAGAAACTACCACCTTTGGAAAAACGGAGGTAATTCAGAGTTCTTTGGAAAAAATATTAAAAGAGGTTATTTTACCAAAAACAAGTTTTCAGGTAGCCCACAGATGGAGTGGGATTATGGGAGTTGGAAGCCAGAAAAAAGCAATTGTAAAGCAGGTGTCAGAAAATGTTTTTTGTGGTGTTAGGCTAGGAGGAATGGGAGTTGCTATTGGAAGTTTAGTAGGCAAAGAGCTAGCGGGTTTGTTGGCGTAG
- a CDS encoding ATP-binding protein — MINKRLLIKNLLSHNDENSFYDKKQKISLDTKEGKAKFLKHVCALSNSNPFNNSYIVIGVEDAENKIIGVDFFDDSKIQNLVNAYLKNPPKIQYENVPFPRLPRHKVVGLVTIFPIEAVTSLIKKAWKYEKNTTFYRRGSNSLAGKREMFNIPNNANFVSAIEKNASNNIELTLNGVFDFINNHKPEYNPRYKVFNEQFVLCWAGKRSMINGQEFLSRVDIELINEQVRLFFSSLDDVQINYNEDSFIITEYILLGIDEKKRHYPLEKTIIHFKNNGKHDIVNEFLFSPPQYNKDTLCFIYNTNNTIIDKIEKKEILSEREAQDVLKMPTTYLICFLNGFLKSLEQLKKARRYIKSLEDKTTYVKYKEAMRILRKVTYN; from the coding sequence ATGATAAACAAACGGTTGCTTATTAAAAATTTACTTTCTCATAATGATGAAAATAGTTTTTACGATAAGAAGCAAAAAATTTCCTTAGATACAAAGGAAGGAAAAGCAAAGTTTTTAAAACATGTTTGCGCGCTTTCTAATTCCAATCCTTTTAATAATTCTTATATCGTAATTGGTGTTGAGGATGCAGAAAATAAAATAATAGGGGTTGACTTTTTTGATGATAGTAAGATACAGAACTTGGTAAATGCATATTTGAAAAACCCACCAAAAATTCAATATGAAAACGTTCCCTTTCCTCGTTTACCTAGGCATAAAGTGGTAGGGTTAGTTACTATTTTTCCAATTGAAGCAGTCACTTCTCTTATAAAAAAAGCATGGAAATACGAGAAAAACACAACTTTTTACAGGAGAGGTAGTAATTCTTTAGCAGGAAAAAGAGAAATGTTTAATATTCCTAATAATGCAAATTTTGTAAGCGCAATAGAGAAAAATGCAAGTAATAATATAGAGCTGACTTTGAATGGGGTCTTTGATTTTATAAATAATCATAAGCCAGAGTATAATCCAAGATATAAAGTGTTTAATGAGCAATTTGTGCTTTGCTGGGCGGGTAAAAGGTCAATGATTAATGGTCAAGAATTTTTGTCTAGGGTAGATATTGAGCTTATTAATGAACAGGTGCGTTTATTTTTTTCTTCCTTAGATGATGTTCAGATAAACTATAATGAAGATTCTTTTATTATCACAGAATATATTTTACTAGGAATAGATGAAAAAAAGCGTCATTATCCTTTAGAAAAAACGATTATCCATTTTAAAAATAATGGAAAGCATGATATTGTAAATGAATTTTTATTTAGTCCACCTCAATATAATAAAGATACTTTATGTTTTATTTATAATACGAATAATACTATAATTGATAAGATAGAAAAGAAAGAAATACTTTCTGAAAGAGAAGCACAAGATGTATTGAAAATGCCAACAACCTATTTGATTTGTTTCTTAAATGGCTTTTTAAAATCGTTAGAGCAGCTAAAAAAAGCAAGAAGATATATCAAATCTCTTGAAGATAAAACTACTTATGTAAAATATAAAGAAGCCATGAGAATATTGAGAAAAGTAACATATAACTAA
- a CDS encoding SDR family NAD(P)-dependent oxidoreductase translates to MILTAFITGATSGIGRATAVLFARKKIRLILCGRRKDRLSFLEEELGKYTEVTTLSFDVSKRDAVVTAIGKLPEKFQKIDILINNAGNAHGLSAIQDGSIDDWDAMLDINVKGLLYVSKAIIPRMITQNQGFIVNIGSIAGKEVYPNGNVYCASKHAVNALNKAMRIDLNAYNIRVSAIHPGAVETAFSEVRFKGDIDKAREVYTGYKALQAEDIADIIYFVVTRPYHVNIEDLVVYPTAQASATILNKN, encoded by the coding sequence ACAGCAGTACTTTTTGCCAGAAAAAAAATAAGATTGATTCTTTGTGGTAGAAGAAAAGATCGTTTAAGTTTCTTAGAAGAAGAGCTTGGTAAATACACAGAAGTTACTACATTGTCTTTTGACGTGAGTAAGAGAGATGCTGTTGTTACAGCAATAGGTAAGTTGCCAGAAAAGTTCCAAAAAATAGATATTTTAATAAACAATGCGGGAAATGCTCATGGCTTAAGCGCTATTCAAGATGGGAGTATAGATGATTGGGATGCAATGTTAGATATTAATGTAAAGGGCCTGCTATACGTATCAAAAGCAATTATTCCTAGAATGATAACCCAAAATCAAGGTTTTATTGTTAATATAGGCTCTATTGCAGGGAAAGAAGTGTATCCTAACGGAAATGTATATTGTGCATCGAAGCATGCTGTAAATGCTTTGAATAAGGCAATGAGAATAGATTTGAATGCATATAATATTAGAGTGTCAGCAATTCACCCTGGAGCTGTAGAAACAGCGTTTTCAGAAGTTCGTTTTAAAGGAGATATTGATAAAGCAAGAGAGGTTTATACTGGATATAAAGCGCTACAAGCAGAAGATATTGCAGATATTATTTATTTTGTAGTTACAAGACCTTATCATGTAAATATTGAAGATTTGGTAGTGTACCCAACAGCGCAGGCAAGTGCTACTATTTTGAATAAAAACTAA